In Rhinolophus ferrumequinum isolate MPI-CBG mRhiFer1 chromosome 7, mRhiFer1_v1.p, whole genome shotgun sequence, the following proteins share a genomic window:
- the LOC117024966 gene encoding transgelin-like: MSREVQSKIEKKYDEELEERLVEWIVVQCGPDVGCPDRGCLGFQVWLKNGPILSKLVNSLYPDGSKPVKVPENPPSMVFKQMEQVAQFLKAAEDYGVTKADMLQTVDLFEGKDVAAVQRTLMALGSLAVTKNDGHYHGDPNWFMTKAQEHKREFTQSQLQEGKHVIALQMGSNRGASQAGMTGYGRPRQIIS; encoded by the coding sequence ATGAGCCGAGAAGTGCAATCCAAAATTGAGAAGAAGTATGATGAAGAGCTGGAGGAACGGCTGGTGGAGTGGATTGTAGTGCAGTGTGGCCCTGATGTGGGGTGCCCGGACCGTGGGTGCCTGGGCTTCCAGGTCTGGCTGAAGAATGGCCCGATTCTGAGCAAGCTGGTGAACAGCCTGTATCCTGATGGCTCCAAGCCAGTGAAGGTGCCTGAGAACCCCCCCTCCATGGTCTTCAAGCAGATGGAGCAGGTGGCTCAGTTCCTGAAGGCAGCTGAGGACTATGGGGTCACTAAGGCTGATATGTTGCAGACAGTTGATCTCTTTGAAGGCAAAGACGTGGCAGCAGTGCAGAGGACACTGATGGCTCTGGGCAGCTTGGCAGTGACCAAGAATGATGGGCACTACCATGGAGATCCCAACTGGTTTATGACGAAAGCCCAGGAGCATAAGAGGGAATTCACACAGAGCCAACTGCAGGAAGGAAAGCATGTCATTGCCCTACAGATGGGCAGCAACAGAGGGGCCTCACAGGCTGGCATGACGGGCTACGGACGACCGCGGCAGATCATCAGTTAG